A genome region from Sceloporus undulatus isolate JIND9_A2432 ecotype Alabama chromosome 1, SceUnd_v1.1, whole genome shotgun sequence includes the following:
- the DSE gene encoding dermatan-sulfate epimerase isoform X4: MGFPIPTQPSAYQLCGLVGRKPGSNESRYDASLGFVPPPDYGIPKLHYFEDWGVVTYGSALPAEINRPFLSFKSGKLGGRAIYDIVHRNKYKDWIKGWRNFNAGHEHPDQNSFTFAPNGVPFITEALYGPKYTFLNNVLMFSPAASKSCFYPWEGQVTEDCSSKWLKYKHDLAADCQGRVVAAMERSGIIFIRGEGVGAYNPKLKLKSFQRNLFLIHPQLLLLVDQIHLDNDSPLEMATSFFHNVDVPFEETVIDDVHGAFIRQRDGLYKMYWMDDTGYSEKAVVNTRMYPRGYPYNGTNYVNVTTRLRRPVTRAVYLFIGPSIDVQSFSVHGDSQQLNVFITTGEHAYAIYLWTGEDRSRSVFAQVISDRQKVLFDRAASIRSFPISEVRDYAAVVEQNLQHFKPVFQQLEKQILSRVRNTDSFRKTAERLLRFSDKRQTEEAIDRIFAISQQQQQQGRSKRNRKVAKGYKFIDAGPDIFAQIEVNERKVRQKAQTLAQKELPVDEDEEMKDLLDFADITYGKHKNSVSVKGRFGFAQMFATARSSAPSMSASYTRLFLILNIVIFFIMLAMQITWFQKAKSLHGQRCLYAVLLIDSCILLWLYSSCSQSQC, from the coding sequence GTATGATGCAAGCCTGGGTTTTGTACCTCCACCAGATTATGGTATTCCAAAGCTGCATTATTTTGAGGACTGGGGAGTTGTAACATATGGAAGTGCACTGCCAGCTGAAATCAACAGACCCTTCCTCTCCTTCAAATCGGGAAAGCTTGGAGGACGTGCAATATATGATATTGTTCACAGGAACAAATACAAAGACTGGATCAAAGGTTGGCGGAACTTCAATGCTGGTCATGAACACCCAGATCAGAACTCGTTTACTTTTGCACCCAATGGTGTACCTTTCATAACGGAAGCTCTGTATGGACCAAAgtacacatttttaaacaatgtgcTGATGTTTTCTCCAGCTGCATCAAAGAGCTGCTTCTATCCATGGGAAGGACAAGTTACCGAAGACTGCTCATCAAAGTGGTTAAAGTACAAACATGACTTGGCTGCAGACTGCCAGGGGAGAGTGGTTGCTGCTATGGAAAGAAGTGGGATCATCTTTATCAGAGGTGAAGGAGTAGGTGCCTACAACCCCAAACTAAAGTTGAAAAGCTTCCAAAGAAACCTTTTCCTTATACATCCTCAGCTGCTCTTGCTAGTGGACCAAATACATCTTGATAATGATAGTCCCTTGGAAATGGCAACCAGCTTTTTCCACAATGTGGATGTGCCTTTTGAAGAAACTGTGATTGATGATGTCCATGGGGCCTTTATTAGGCAACGGGATGGGCTGTACAAGATGTATTGGATGGATGACACTGGCTATAGTGAAAAAGCTGTTGTCAACACAAGAATGTATCCCAGAGGCTACCCTTACAATGGAACAAATTATGTGAATGTCACAACTCGCCTACGTAGACCGGTCACTAGAGCTGTGTACCTCTTCATTGGACCTTCCATCGATGTCCAAAGCTTCAGTGTCCATGGGGATTCTCAGCAGTTGAATGTTTTCATTACCACTGGTGAGCATGCCTATGCCATCTATTTGTGGACTGGAGAGGATAGAAGCCGCTCTGTCTTTGCACAAGTTATTTCAGACCGCCAGAAGGTCCTGTTTGACCGAGCTGCTTCCATTAGAAGTTTCCCCATATCAGAAGTAAGAGACTATGCAGCAGTCGTCGAACAGAACCTTCAGcatttcaaacctgtttttcagcAGCTAGAGAAACAGATTTTGTCCCGGGTACGAAATACAGACAGTTTCAGAAAAACAGCTGAACGTCTGCTAAGGTTTTCAGATAAGAGACAGACAGAGGAGGCCATTGACAGAATATTTGCAAtctctcagcagcagcagcagcaaggcagGTCAAAGAGGAACAGAAAAGTGGCCAAAGGCTATAAGTTCATTGATGCTGGCCCTGACATTTTTGCACAGATTGAAGTCAATGAAAGGAAAGTTCGACAGAAGGCACAGACTTTGGCTCAAAAAGAGCTGCCTGTGGATGAAGATGAGGAAATGAAAGATCTTCTGGATTTTGCAGATATTACTTATGGGAAACACAAAAACAGTGTATCAGTCAAAGGCCGATTTGGCTTTGCACAGATGTTTGCAACTGCTCGAAGTAGTGCTCCTTCAATGTCAGCATCTTACACCCGCCTCTTCCTCATTCTGAACATTGTGATTTTCTTTATCATGCTTGCAATGCAAATCACTTGGTTTCAGAAAGCCAAGAGTCTCCATGGCCAAAGATGCCTTTATGCAGTCTTGCTAATTGACAGCTGTATATTACTGTGGCTGTATTCTTCTTGTTCCCAGTCACAATGCTAG